The genomic region AATATTCTACCTGACAGTAAAGAACAACGACTCACACACAGCAAGTGCAGAACACACGTCCTTTACGACTGTACCACGCTAGTTAGCTTCTTCCCTTTCATTTTCATTCCATCCATCTACGGGTCGGTGATGCACTAGTAGACAAAGGCACAAAAGGTCATAATTAACCACATCCTGAACATCGTGGCGCTAAAACAAGACTGGGAACTCACGAAGTAGATCCAAACGATGATCCAGggaaagaagaagaagcaaaTAACGCAGTGCAGGCAGTGATTGGTACCGCGTCTAGAAAATATAGGAcatcatgtcacgtgactacttGACCAACGTGGTAAGACACGCGCTTCGCACTACAAACGAAAgtcacacagacgcacacataCCTCTCAACGACTACAGTCGTATGGGTTGTAGCAGCCGGCTGTTGGGCGACGACTACAGTCGTAGCGCTCTGTTGCCCGCCACCGTAGCCCTGCTGAGGTGGATATCCCTGTTGTGGGGGATATCCTTGTTGAGGCGGGTAGCCCTGCTGTGGTGGGTACCCCTGCTGTGGTGGGTAGCCCTGCTGTGGTGGGTAGCCCTGCTGTGGTGGATATCCCTGTTGAGGCGGGTAGGCCTGGTCGGGTGGATATCCTGCCatcgtccgtgtgtgtgttcgaCAACGTAGATTGTCTCAAACTTGGTTTATTGTCTGACCGACCTAAGACCTAAGTGGCGGACGGATTCACTGAAGCTGCCTCGTGTGAGTGAATGTGGTGGGCGTACAGTGTGTAGTAACTCTTGGTAGGCGCGTGCGCAACGTGCACGTGCAACTCACGTGGCGTCATAAATTACGTCATGCTTATGTCCAGGCGATATGATGCGGCAGaaggagtctggctacgcgagactatatgCGGCTCTAAATATCTGAGTCTTTGTACGTGTAGTAACACTTCAACGGATTCAGAATTTTGAAATGGAGTTCCATCACGCATGACAtagattttaatattttaGATACAAATTAACGCacgttaactaattaattaaaagtgtgacaaatttttaaaactaacgcgcgttaataCTATTTAAAGCAAGGGACGTCAAAGCCTAGCGCGCGCTATGTAAACGTGTTTACAGAGAAATAGCGCACAGCACACTACCTAGAACTTTAGAAACAAAATCCGTTGAATATCTAACAACTTGATGATGTCGAGTATTGTGTAGACGTCCCTGCTAAAATGTTTAGATTTGTACTCGAGGTTTCACAAAAAGTTTAGATTTGCTTTGCGTGTAAGACATGCCAACGACTCTAGGTgactgcctctagagacattTCGTCCAAAGTTCCCGCCACTTTTTAAATTCAACATCATGCGCATGCGCGAATACAGAACCAGATTTCGATCACTATGATCACAAATGCCGTTAGTTTCTCTTTAGTGCAATATCAGCTGCTGTTCTTCGTTTTTAGGACGTCGAGTGAAATTGAAGCACCGTTTGAGTAACCTGATATACGAACTGCACGACACAGTGTAAATCATAGGATTTACAGCACTTACAATAAGAACAAAAATGAAGGCAGGTTGTGGTGTCTCGGGATTTAGAGTTCCTCTAAATGCCGTACGATTGGTGAAATAGGAGTTCCAGTAGAGACCAAATGGAGGCACCCAGCACGCTAAATTGAGCACAACTACGAGAGCAAAGCGGATCTGCAAGACAGTGAAACTCCTTCTGACTCCTTCCTGCATTTCACTACCTCCCAATCGGTTGCTCAATCGCCGAAACTTGATGCAGAAGCCAATGTATAGAAAGCAGCATAGCATACAAGACACCACAGTCAAGAGAGAAATGACGACTGGAAAGATCTTTACTCTATCCCCCATACATCCATAgacaacaatcaaagaaaacaTTTCTGCAGACTTGTCTGGTGTTGAGTAGTAAGCGTTAAGTTCTTTATCCATATATTGACTAGCCACACCCGCTAGAGTAAGCGAGAATATCCATCCTGCAGCCACAACCGTCACAACTATCGGTTTCTTCCAACTCCTTTCGTCCACGGACAAGAACGTGTGCAGCGCGATTGCTACAGTCGTTATGACGATGCAGCTGCAAGAGAGATAGAAGAGAAATAGACTTGCCATACAAATCCTGGAATCCGTTTCGGTGAACGAGTAACTGCTGTTGTGGCTGTCGTGAAAAATCGGACTCATGAGCATCGCTTCTCGCAACACAAACTGAGTGCAAAAGAGAACGTCTGAAATGGCAAGGTTGACAATCAAGAGAGACACGAGATGAAGGCGCGAATCATTTCGCTGATAACAACGCCAGATGACAACTAGAGTGTTGCCAATAATTCCTAGAAGAGATAACGTCCATAGAGTAACGTGGAAGGACACTGATGTCACACCTGGTAGACCCAGATGGCTACCGTTTTTGCTAATATTCATCATCACATCAAATTTCGCACAGCCCacaatgtactgtatatactcTGAAACCGGGTAATCTGCGCTGAAGCTCGTTCAAAGTATTGACGACCAGTAGTTTGAATCAGGAACAGTATAATCGGTTTATGCCTCAAAAGATCGTAGCTATATACcccaaacaaaatacaaaattgaaattagaAATACGTAGTTTATAAATATTGAAAGGTTGAATGATCTAGAGTTCATTAAAAGGAAAACTTACTgaatgacagacaaagcaaCACCAAATTGGTCTTTAATAATTTCATAGAGATATTGAAAGTTTGCAAAAGAGAGAACTGACCAAAACTGTGCGGGACTCAGTTTTCCTGCATTGACTGCACGTGTCTAGACTAACAGCACAAAAAATTGTTATCGCAGATTATGGCCAATTAAAGTATACTTAGAGAATGTCGAGTGTGTAAACTCGCAtacattttaaaaatataagaatgcactaaatacaaatcaatcgacagacagacaaacaaacaggcaatcTTAATTCATGCAAGTGCGGAtctatcattaattaattaacgttgcaCTTGTCACAACAGTACTATAGTCTGTTCCAGTCTGTAGCAACTGCTTAGCATACTTGGAAAACAAGCAGGGCTAGATAGCCCCATTacttgtaggcgtggtcatagaAATTGTGGACTGCAACgcttttttccagtctggatctgccactgattctacagtatcagtcaattagaagtcAATAAAAGTGAACGTGTTTATAAAAATTAGCTTGCCTCGTAGCATGATGAAGTCCATTTTTAGAGGTCACGTTCCGCCACTGAACAAAAACCAATTTTATCTCACGGAAATACCtcattttaataaaatttactaaAGAAACAAGTTTGTTTGAAACGTAATCAGTTCAGTCTTTGTTCcattctgtttaattaattaactatttataTACTGGATAATTAGATGCCGTGAACTTCCGTTCCGTTTTCGGTGTATTACCCCGTATACcatccccagactcacgtgagcctggcagtacccggttcccgtataacactttcagcctcccgtgagtctgaacgcaccgcgcctactttcacacacttacttcactaagtgtcatgCACGTCATAGCCTTGGCATCCCACGTGTCTAAATACTACCTACGTCACAAACTTAATTAGCTTACATCTATCAGATGTGTAAGATATAAAAAAGTTGAGGgatttggctacgcgagactatagCCTGACTATATCGCGAAGCGAGAAACATTGCAAACCGTACCGCAACACATCTACTAACACATCTAGCAGTAGCATGACACGTTTCAAACAATCTGCATCTATCTTGTAAGCGGTTTTGACGCTAGACGATTGCGCAGCCAAACGGCACACTAGACAGCTAACTAACAAGTACCTACTCTTCGAAACATCAAACGCGTTAGAATGTATCTGAACTAGACTTTGGCTGAGTCTCGCACGCGTTTTCGATAGGCTGTCTGATTCCTGTGATAGGTCCGGTCACTACCTAGCTCTAGCAAAGAAGAAACTGGGCTAagacacgcacaacacaattcgacctATGCAACTACTttgtagactcgagccagtctctccccgccttcgtcattccccggatagtcaatccttgccgtggagagactggtttcagaccgccttcTTCCGGTGCAATTAACTTTGAAGAGGTCATACCTTCTAACAGACAGGGTTACATAAACGGATCCTGGGATCCGTTTAGTGGTCGCTGCTTGTATCATAATATcgtgatttgttagtaagtggtatTCAATTCTTCTACAGTGTAAATACGTATGCCGTGCCTGTTGCTAGGCCATACAGTGTCTAgtctactgcaaaacaacaggttTTCAAGGAAACGGGGCGCCAAAACATTCCGTTCTTTACTAGGTAGCTAACGACCACGCATGCTAGTTGTTAGTTCAGTCGAGCAGCCTAGAGATCTCTCCACTCTAGTGTACAGTGTTCAGTCGGTGATCATTCTCAGTGTAGGGTGCAATTGACATGCAGACCAAAGAGCAGTCCGTTGGTGTCACTACAGCTTTACTTCACGAATGGTAATTATTATTCTAGTCGCACTGATCGAATCCCTCACTAGGCATTGAGATCTCAAACGTACAACGTACGCAGGTTTGAAAATCATTATGAGATCGGCACGCAGTCTGAAGGTTCGTTGACAAACGACGTCCAAGCAGAAGTAAGTAAACTATGGCAATCACACCAGAAGCCTCCTCTACTCGAAGCTGACGTCGGAAAGGTGGTCAGAGATGTCTTTGGGCGAAgagtacaaagaaagaagacaaagcacCAAGGAAACAGTGTCTACAAATATTTCGGCCTGAAAAGGAAGCGTGTGAACGACGACATAGCACACGACTCTTCTAGGAGACCGTGTTCTTCTGGCCTTCctagcacaaacataaatgtagtTGACCTCTTGGAGAAAATACAGCAGCAAACGAACGAGCTGGACGTGAGAGGCAACAGCGACTGAACCTGGCGAGACAACTTCGTGAATTAGCTATAATTAATAACCTATAGTTAGAGACGTCtagattatttctataaacttCCTACATGTACAGGCTGTCAGAGCTACGAAACATACCTGCTCTTTCACGATTTCTCAACGACTGAGGCATCCGGCTCGAGACCTCCGGGAAACAAAATAGGCAATTAGCTACAACTACCTAGataatctgcatgtcattaTGTGACCATGAAACCGTATCTACATGACGTAAAATTCCTGAGgacggtctgaaaccagtctctccacggcgaggattgactatccggggaatgacgaagacggggagagactggctcgagtctaacTACTTTGTCTCTACTTTGGCAATGGCGAATCCGGACCGCGTGAGATTAGGGCTGCTGTGGCGTGACAAACATGCGGGTTGAAATGCAGTCGAACGTGCGCTATTTGACACGACGTCATATGTGTTTCTTACTTCTGTCGTACAGTATGATGCAGTGTTATAAATAAATTGCCATTACTACATGATCACGTGTCAAGTTTGAGACACGGGcgtagcctcgaagttccagacagtctcccaaaagaaatgactggatcaaaccgagttcggAAGTGATCCaagtcagccaatcagcaagctgccgACACGCAGATGGCGGCCAATGAACGTCGAGAGTTCTGTAATGACATGCACAGCTTCTGGCAAaggcgcgcgcgtgtgtgtgtgtgtgtgtgtgtgtgtgtgtgtgtgtgtgtgtgtgtgtgtgtgtgtgtgtgtgtgtgtgtgtgtatatatatatatgaatttACAGTTGCTCTGAAGCTATGGCTTGGAATTCCAATTATTTCTCCTTCACAATCAATACGTTGTTTCTGTGGGCGTGTAATTGATTGCTTTGCCGACCATCTTCTTGGATGTGGTCACGGTTCTTTACGTTCTAAACGCCACGATGCACTGAGGGACATCATATATCACGCATTACTGGTGGATAACGAAGGCGCTCAGCTCGAGCAACGTTGTGGTCCAGACAGCAATAGCCGCCCTGGAGATATCTTTCATCCAGATTTCGCTGATGGACGACCAGGTTATTTCGACGTTTCGATAAGAAACACCATGCAGCCGGCGTACGTCACTAAATCCGCCATTTCTGCTggagccgctgcaatggctggtgaagaagagaaagaccatCGACACGACAGCGAAGTCAATGCGGCAGGAGGTTACTTCTGCCCAATAATAGTGGagtcttttggtttgtggacgtcttccagtcttcccactttgaaggttatcgcgtccaagaccacagcaaagagcagaataagttttagtaggggagtcagtaacttactgcaacagctttcagTTCGCTTATTTCAGTTTAGCGCACGTATGATTTGCACTAGTTTGCGATTTGacactgagtttgacttttgggatttgccaactttggcaggggacGAGTAGTTGTTATCTGCAATAAGAATAagaatataatatatatatatatatatatatatatatatatatatatatatatatatataaagacagctcgtaattgattgcatgcatgtgcgtctTCCGTGACGTGAAATTACACTAGGTAGACGGTGCCTTTAGTTGAAACAGCGCTGAAGACTCTCgaaattgatttaattaataaatgtatCCAAACAGCAGACCGCTGCAGAACACCTCTTGAAAGGCGAGACGTCTTTTCCACTGGATCTCATTCTGGAAAGTCCATAGCAAATGACCAAGCGATACCGTCGGTGATGAAGTCTGTAGACGTGATGATGGAGCAAGCGTCTGAGTTGTTGTACTAACTGTTTCTGTGACAGTTAATGCTGTTCTTAGCtaataattagctaatgtGATGAAAGTTAACAACTGCTAACATCGCTATTGAAACATTGCTCGCTTACTGTACTCGCAAACAAGTAAGATACGTACTTGCTCGCACGGCTGGGAATGAAATGAGCacccattattatttttagTGAGTGGAGCAATTACAAATGTCAATAAAATAAGTTAAAATATTAACGAGTCTTAAATAAAACATGAACGACGTTTGAGATTTTAGACCATTGATTCTTGTCACGAGCCTTGACAGCGACAAAAACCATTTTGCTTTCACGGGACTTGAGGATGTCACTAATTCTTAGGGCCAGACATTTTGGGTTTGTTGATTTTAAGGCTAGAAGGCTGGCAGGCATACGTTTATGTTGTTGATTGAACTTGTCCATCAAGTCATCGAAGTTAGCACTGACTcgaaacaaaaacaataattacTAAATTTGTGTTAATAGTTAACTACTcgtctgtctcattgtctgtccatatatTTATCTGTTCATCAAACGGCTATGTTATGTTTACCTTGACCATTGCCGAGGACATCTCCTGATGCTGTCCATGACTGCTGCACTTCGTAGTTACGTGTTACTTGACCGACCAAGTCCACAATTCTCGATGGTGGAAAAACATCCACTTCAGACAGATACAGGTTCTTCACTTTGAATTTTCCTGGTATCTGAATTCTTTGGAATATGCTGGCAAGAGATCACCCTTTTCGCCACTTTTAGATTTTGGGACTTTTATTATGTTGAAGTAGTCAGGTGGCAAGTCATCAGCAACATATCAAAACCCAAGACATGCTTGCTTGGCTGCCATCATGTTGTTAAAGTCCTTATTGACGGTGAAATTTTactagtttttgttgttctgGCTAGCAACAACCCTGACACTGTAGTAGCCGTCAACAGTGAACTGTGTGAAGGTTGCCGAGTATAACCCATCAAATGGCATCGAATCAGCTCCAGTTTCATTGTCATGGAGATGAAGGAATGTGGGTGTGTGGAGCAACAGGACGTGTAACGATTGCTGTTACAACAGCATCGACAATTGGACGAGTGCCTTTCATCAGAGCAGCTGTGATAACAATAAGTTGTGGGAAGGAGAATAAGATAATATTGCTTCTACATCATGGATGCAGCAACTCCATTAGTGCTGAATCTCCAGTGTCCAGAGAAAGTTCTTGTAGCTTGAATCTACATTACAAACCACAATGACGATCTTGTTACAACCTACTTCCGGTTTAAGAGTGAAACCTTTTCCACGCAACGAGCTGGTCTGCCATCAAAATCTGGTCCCTAGAATGATTGGTAATACTCATCAAAGAGGCCCAACGGAGATGGCCCCATTCGTGGACAGACATCTTGTGATGTGGACTGGAACTCGTccacaacacaaatacaagcAAATATAGTCAATTGTGGCAAGTAGATTGGCAGTTAGTGTCATGCCAGAGAGATATAATACTAATTGGTGCGTAATTGCCTCGGGTAAATATACAATCTCAGCACGCACACCTGGGGTACATCACGCACGCGGTcgtatataattataataagtCAATTTCAATATACACGACAGCGTAGTTTGGATGTATAGCAATCTAAACTATGGAGCGTTTACAATTTTAGAAAACAAACACTAGTTTTAGGTCAATTAAGGTTTCATCAGAAGAACTCACGGTTTCTAGACTACTGGGTCTGAGACCACGTGATGAACTAGACAACTTGATCACAGCCTTCACAACAGGTCGGGTGTCGCTTACATCGAGCTCCTCCTCTAGCGCGTGACTCACGTGAATTCCTGAGGGTGTCACTCATGCAGTGTCGAGGAAGACCTAACTAAGCCAGGAGGACTCTAAGCTAAAAATTGTAGTAAACCTCGAAGGGCGATTATTCTTACGTTTATTCTACGAGTTATGACGGCAGGCCAAGTCTGACTCCTCCTATGTTGTCATTTTCTGTTTCTCACACTACTTTCAAGTAGTCTAGAGAGTAAAATACGGAGCTGCCAATTCTCCCGCATGGAGTGGAGACTCcagcatttgggacccttctcccgtTCACCCACATGTGGCATCAAATttcccgcattctgaccattagTGAGCATGCCTGTTCAGTGTAACcatacatacttgatatccaGATATCACATGTCTATGTGCCAGCTCCCTGTCCATCCAGGTCTTTCATACATACTTtgtcacaatattgacatagaaggaggagGCGGTCAGGCAAAACTGTCCGGAAGTGGGAaaggaggggctggctatcctagctagctagactaCTAAGGAGGTctattgctggaaaagcgatctAGGAATTCCACAAACATCCCAAATAGCCGCAAAATGTATATATCTCATTCTTATACAATCTCcgtgttttacatttgttgcactttgtactgtaattaattaattaatggctgcTACCCCAACCgagcatgcaaatatttaaattttgataattacATATTATGTATATGTTATTTAACACTCATTAcgatataaaatttattgatattaatggtaTTGTAAGCTTgttaaaaatttcaaaactcccgcattttttcagcaaactcacgcatttaggttggcaggtctgtaTATAGAGTGTATAGAAAACATGGAAAAACTGTACCAAAGAAGTCACGAATCTGTTCATTTAGTTAACTAATACCCACCAAACATTACATACGCAACTAGTTAGTTAGTTAAATGATTGCTCACGATGCAGTCACACTAAAAGTATAAGTCGTTAGGACGTATAGATAGACACACGATCGAAGTTGGTTGTGATGTTTTGAGAAAGATGACCATGCATGATAGAAAGCGAAATGACATTTGAGCTGCTAAAAATACGGTTAGACGACGACGTGCCGCGGAATGTCGTTATATAAATATTGATACGCCCACACCAACTTCATATCTACAACGGCCTTTCTCGAGCTGAACGCGTCATTGCAATCACAAAGATCAGAACCAAGATGACAACAACCAACAACGCAACCTTGTCGACGGTCAAAGGAATAACTGACAAATGGTTCCACGCCCTGCTCTGGGTTCTTCTGGCAGTTGGCATCGCAGGCAACATGTTCGTCATCCTGTGGCGCTGCTGTAAGAAAAACGGCAAATTCTATTTCCTCTCCGTCGTCATAGTGAGTCTGGCCGTCGCCGACTGGCTCTTTTGTTTTCACTTCGTGCTACAAGAGATTCTGCTCGTGGGCGTCGTCTTCAATGGCGACCATCGAAATCAGACGTTTACTCGAGTGGACGCGCACGTGTGTCTCGCGAGCACTTTTACCTTCTACGTGTCTTGTAACGCTAGTGCTTTCACAGCCACGGGCATCGCTGTCTACACTCTCTTCGCTGTAAAAGGACGGAAGAGTGACAAAGTTCTTTCCGTCTTCATTGTGATCTGTTGGGCGGTTTCCGTCGCTTTGGCGGGGTGGGGAACGTCACATCTCAAAGTGTTCCTTGAAGATCACAAACTGGACCGCGACATACCATCGGACATCTACTCTCTGGATGTCATGTTTGGCTGCATGGGAGACCGCAATATGATCATCGTCCCGAGCATTATCGCATCGCTAAATTTTGTCGCGGCGACGGTTTGCTGTGTTCTGTACCTTATGGTGTGCTCGACGCTCAGGAAGACGGTTGTAAGTTTTGAGAACACGGAGTTGAAGCATCTGAAGGTGCGACTGGCCGTCATTGCGTTGATGAATGTCTTCTGCTGGTGGCCGGCCTGTGTGTTGTACTTGTACAGCACGATCAGCGGCAAGACAGTTTTTGAAGGAAGCGTAGACCCGGATATAACAATTCCCGCCTTTTTGTTGGCAGCCACGGTGAGCGCCGCAAATCCGGTAATCTACACGTTTGCATCCAGAGGTCTTCTTAAATTTGTGAGGCgcgtgtgtgctgtgtgtgtaaAGAGGGGGGCCGAGGAGAGACGACCGTTTCTTGTTGAGGAGTTTGCTGACGGAGATGTCCAGGCTCCTGACTGTTGCCGATGGAAATACCAAATACGGGAGCTCCCGACGGTGACCAACGAAACCGAACAGTCTTCGTTGTTCTCGGACTCGACAAACCGCGTTACACGAGTAGAGTCTGGGTGGCAGGATGATAACTAATGACAATGGTGAAAAAATTCAAATTGACGTAGATGAATGGCAATAACGTTGTTTGTCTGACAAAAACAGTGTTACTATAACTTTGACAAGGTTATGAATATTTGACAAGGTTGTGCTTTAAATACAACTGATTGTTTTTGTTCATGCATGGTATCAGAGTGTGTTCAAATTGCAGTCATTTTTTCTATATGTTATGTTattgtgtacttgtgtgtgtgtgtgtgtgtgtgtgtgtgtgtgtgtgtgtgtgtgtgtgtgtgtgtgtgtagggccggatccagagctGGGGTTCAGGGTGTTGCAACCccctcatatatatatatataaaagaTTAGAAGCATG from Corticium candelabrum chromosome 10, ooCorCand1.1, whole genome shotgun sequence harbors:
- the LOC134185863 gene encoding cell death-inducing p53-target protein 1 homolog, producing the protein MAGYPPDQAYPPQQGYPPQQGYPPQQGYPPQQGYPPQQGYPPQQGYPPQQGYPPQQGYGGGQQSATTVVVAQQPAATTHTTVVVERRGTNHCLHCVICFFFFPWIIVWIYFCITDP
- the LOC134185280 gene encoding sphingosine 1-phosphate receptor 3-like, which codes for MTTTNNATLSTVKGITDKWFHALLWVLLAVGIAGNMFVILWRCCKKNGKFYFLSVVIVSLAVADWLFCFHFVLQEILLVGVVFNGDHRNQTFTRVDAHVCLASTFTFYVSCNASAFTATGIAVYTLFAVKGRKSDKVLSVFIVICWAVSVALAGWGTSHLKVFLEDHKLDRDIPSDIYSLDVMFGCMGDRNMIIVPSIIASLNFVAATVCCVLYLMVCSTLRKTVVSFENTELKHLKVRLAVIALMNVFCWWPACVLYLYSTISGKTVFEGSVDPDITIPAFLLAATVSAANPVIYTFASRGLLKFVRRVCAVCVKRGAEERRPFLVEEFADGDVQAPDCCRWKYQIRELPTVTNETEQSSLFSDSTNRVTRVESGWQDDN